Proteins from one Bradyrhizobium roseum genomic window:
- a CDS encoding malate/lactate/ureidoglycolate dehydrogenase yields MVTIKANHLIDFVAEVFSHSESSPEEARRIATYLTTANLTGHDSHGVIRVPVYVRWKKTGNVIPNQTPEIVVDTPSLAVVDGKFGYGQTVTPFAVRTGIEKCKKAGLSAVALRNAGHIGRVGDWAEMAAAEGLVSVHFVNAAGSLLVAPFGGVQKRLSTAPYCVGIPRQGQDPIVLDFATSVVAEGKVLVASRGGKKLPKGALVDADGTLSEEPTVLYGPHTKDGPRDHTAGTGAIRAFGEHKGSGLAFICELLGGALTGTGATSGDRQFANGMLAFYVDPKVIDTTGYFDGEISRYTDFIRQTKPIAGVESVLVPGDPERKTRAERTKNGVPLPDDTWAAIVNTAREVGVSEASIQRAAS; encoded by the coding sequence ATGGTCACCATCAAAGCCAACCATCTGATTGATTTCGTCGCCGAGGTCTTTTCGCATTCGGAATCCTCGCCCGAGGAAGCCAGGCGGATCGCGACCTATCTCACGACCGCCAATCTCACCGGCCATGACAGCCACGGGGTGATCCGGGTTCCGGTCTATGTACGCTGGAAGAAGACAGGCAACGTCATTCCCAACCAGACCCCCGAGATCGTCGTCGATACGCCGTCGCTCGCTGTCGTGGACGGCAAGTTCGGCTATGGCCAGACCGTGACGCCGTTCGCGGTGCGGACCGGCATCGAGAAGTGCAAGAAGGCGGGGCTGTCGGCCGTCGCGCTGCGCAACGCCGGGCATATCGGCCGCGTCGGCGACTGGGCCGAAATGGCCGCCGCCGAAGGGCTGGTGTCGGTGCATTTCGTCAACGCCGCCGGCTCGCTGCTGGTGGCGCCGTTCGGCGGCGTGCAGAAGCGGCTCTCGACCGCGCCCTATTGCGTCGGCATTCCGCGCCAGGGGCAGGATCCGATCGTGCTCGATTTCGCCACTTCGGTCGTCGCCGAAGGCAAGGTGCTGGTGGCGAGCCGCGGCGGCAAGAAGCTGCCGAAGGGCGCGCTGGTCGATGCCGACGGTACGCTGAGCGAAGAACCGACCGTCCTCTATGGTCCTCACACCAAGGACGGGCCGCGCGATCACACCGCGGGAACGGGCGCGATCCGCGCCTTCGGCGAGCATAAGGGCTCGGGGCTGGCCTTCATCTGCGAACTGCTTGGCGGCGCGCTGACCGGCACCGGCGCGACGTCGGGCGACCGGCAGTTTGCCAACGGCATGCTCGCCTTCTATGTCGACCCCAAGGTGATCGACACGACCGGCTATTTCGACGGCGAAATCTCGCGCTATACCGACTTCATCCGCCAGACCAAGCCGATTGCCGGCGTCGAGAGCGTGCTCGTCCCTGGCGATCCCGAACGCAAGACCCGCGCCGAGCGCACCAAGAACGGTGTCCCGCTGCCCGACGACACCTGGGCAGCGATCGTCAATACCGCCCGCGAGGTCGGCGTCAGCGAGGCCAGCATCCAGCGGGCCGCCAGCTGA
- the hpaH gene encoding 2-oxo-hept-4-ene-1,7-dioate hydratase: MALSKDDIRSAAERLDQAEKTRQQIRQLSLEHPAITIEDSYAIQKAWVEMKVGQGRVVRGHKIGLTSKAMQSALNIDEPDSGILLDDMFFADGGLVPSDRFIATRVEAELAFVMKSRLVGPDCTIFDVLNATDFVVPALEILDTRVERIDPQTKATRTIFDTIADNAANAGIVLGGRPIRPMDADLRWIGALCFRNGQLEETGLAAGVLNHPATSVAWLANKIAPNGLALEAGQVVLAGSFIRPIETRKGDTIQADYGPYGSVSCYFA, encoded by the coding sequence ATGGCCCTTTCCAAAGACGATATCCGAAGCGCCGCCGAGCGGCTCGATCAGGCCGAGAAGACCCGCCAACAGATCCGGCAGCTTTCGCTCGAACATCCCGCCATCACGATCGAGGATTCCTACGCCATTCAAAAGGCCTGGGTCGAGATGAAGGTCGGCCAGGGGCGCGTCGTCAGAGGCCACAAGATCGGCCTGACTTCGAAGGCGATGCAGAGTGCGCTCAACATCGACGAGCCGGATTCAGGCATCCTGCTCGATGACATGTTCTTTGCCGACGGCGGGCTGGTGCCGTCGGACCGCTTCATCGCCACCCGCGTCGAGGCCGAACTCGCCTTTGTGATGAAGTCGCGCCTTGTGGGACCGGACTGCACGATCTTCGACGTGCTCAACGCGACCGACTTCGTGGTGCCCGCGCTGGAGATCCTCGACACACGGGTCGAGCGGATCGATCCGCAGACCAAGGCGACGCGAACGATTTTCGACACCATCGCGGATAATGCCGCCAATGCCGGCATCGTGCTGGGCGGCCGCCCGATCCGGCCGATGGACGCCGATTTGCGCTGGATCGGCGCGCTGTGTTTCCGCAACGGACAGCTCGAAGAGACCGGCCTGGCGGCCGGCGTCCTCAACCATCCCGCCACCTCGGTGGCCTGGCTCGCCAACAAGATTGCGCCCAATGGATTGGCGCTGGAAGCCGGACAGGTGGTGCTGGCCGGCTCGTTCATCCGCCCGATCGAAACCCGCAAGGGCGACACGATCCAGGCGGACTATGGCCCCTACGGTTCGGTGAGCTGTTACTTCGCCTGA
- a CDS encoding 2OG-Fe(II) oxygenase, whose protein sequence is MPKANFATIDADPVSIATRVDAIDWKQATADLDAQGCAVLKGLLTLEECAAVAALYPDDKNFRSKVVMGRHGFGRGEYKYFAYPLPDLIAQLRPELYARLCAVANRWNETMGIDIRYPDSHKAFLKRCHDAGQTRPTPLLLQYGEGDYNCLHQDLYGEHVFPLQVAILLSQPGRDFEGGEFVLTEQRPRMQSRPEVVPLRQGDAVAFAVHHRPVQGTRGPYRVNLRHGVSRIRSGHRHTVGVIFHDAK, encoded by the coding sequence CGCAGATCCCGTCAGCATCGCCACCCGCGTCGATGCCATCGACTGGAAGCAGGCGACTGCCGACCTCGACGCGCAAGGCTGCGCCGTCCTGAAGGGACTGTTGACGCTGGAAGAATGCGCCGCGGTAGCCGCGCTCTATCCGGATGACAAGAATTTCCGAAGTAAGGTCGTGATGGGCCGCCACGGCTTCGGCCGTGGTGAATACAAGTATTTCGCCTATCCGCTTCCCGACCTGATCGCGCAACTGCGCCCCGAGCTTTACGCACGGCTTTGTGCCGTCGCCAACCGTTGGAACGAGACGATGGGGATCGACATCCGCTACCCTGATAGCCACAAGGCGTTTCTGAAACGCTGCCACGATGCCGGGCAGACGCGGCCGACACCGCTGCTGCTGCAATATGGCGAGGGTGACTACAACTGCCTGCATCAGGATCTCTATGGCGAGCATGTGTTTCCGCTGCAGGTCGCGATCCTGCTGTCGCAGCCGGGGCGCGATTTCGAAGGCGGCGAGTTCGTGCTGACGGAGCAGCGCCCGCGGATGCAGTCGCGGCCCGAGGTGGTTCCGCTCCGGCAGGGTGACGCGGTCGCGTTTGCTGTGCATCACCGGCCGGTGCAGGGGACGCGCGGACCTTATCGGGTTAATCTGCGCCATGGCGTCAGCCGGATCCGCTCCGGCCACCGCCACACGGTCGGCGTGATCTTCCACGATGCCAAATGA
- a CDS encoding 5-carboxymethyl-2-hydroxymuconate Delta-isomerase, with translation MPHFTIEYSGNLDRHVDMGAVVELVRKSAVDTGIFPLGGIRVRAVRCEHYAIADGQKSLSFLAMVLRLGEGRDLATRKKAGEHIFKALSAHLDPVFAKEKFALSFDMQINDKETSWKRNNIHEALKVEAHNG, from the coding sequence ATGCCGCACTTCACCATTGAATATTCAGGCAATCTCGATCGCCATGTCGACATGGGCGCGGTGGTGGAACTGGTTCGCAAGTCGGCCGTCGACACCGGTATCTTTCCGCTTGGAGGTATCCGAGTCCGCGCCGTCAGATGCGAGCACTACGCGATTGCCGACGGCCAGAAGAGCCTGTCCTTTCTCGCCATGGTGCTGCGGCTCGGCGAAGGCCGCGACCTTGCTACCCGCAAGAAGGCCGGCGAGCATATCTTCAAGGCGCTGTCGGCCCACCTCGATCCGGTGTTTGCCAAGGAAAAGTTCGCGCTCTCGTTCGACATGCAGATCAACGACAAGGAAACCAGCTGGAAACGCAACAACATCCACGAAGCTCTGAAAGTGGAGGCTCACAATGGATAA
- a CDS encoding fumarylacetoacetate hydrolase family protein: protein MATPRLATFTVSGSPKYGAVTDAGIVDLSARFAKDYPTLREVIAAGALMKLAEEGARLSPDHALDSIAWQPPIPAPEKIICIGVNYPDRNAEYKDGQDAPKYPSMFMRTPRSFVGHNAPLIRPRASVQLDYEGELVLVIGKAGRHIKESDALDHIAAITLCNEGTIRDWVRHAKFNVTQGKNFDSTGSLGPWIVPYTDEGQIADIRLTTRVNGETRQDDRTGRLIFGFRYLINYLSTFTTLVPGDVIVTGTPTGAGARFDPPRYLKPGDIIEVEADGVGVLKNGVADEA, encoded by the coding sequence ATGGCCACTCCCCGTCTCGCCACCTTCACCGTCAGCGGCTCGCCAAAATACGGCGCCGTGACCGATGCCGGCATCGTCGATCTGTCCGCGCGTTTTGCCAAGGACTACCCGACACTGCGCGAAGTCATCGCCGCCGGGGCTTTGATGAAACTCGCCGAAGAAGGCGCGCGGCTTTCGCCGGACCATGCGCTCGATTCGATCGCCTGGCAGCCACCGATCCCCGCCCCGGAAAAGATCATCTGCATCGGCGTCAACTACCCCGACCGCAATGCCGAATACAAGGACGGCCAGGACGCACCGAAATATCCGAGCATGTTCATGCGCACGCCGCGCTCCTTTGTCGGCCACAACGCGCCGCTGATCCGCCCGCGCGCCTCGGTGCAGCTCGACTACGAGGGCGAGCTGGTGCTGGTCATCGGCAAGGCGGGGCGGCATATTAAGGAAAGCGATGCGCTGGATCACATCGCTGCGATCACGCTGTGCAACGAAGGCACGATCCGCGACTGGGTGCGCCACGCCAAGTTCAACGTCACGCAGGGCAAGAACTTTGACTCCACCGGCAGCCTCGGCCCCTGGATCGTACCCTACACCGATGAAGGCCAGATCGCCGACATTCGCCTTACCACGCGGGTCAATGGCGAGACGCGGCAGGACGACCGCACCGGGCGGTTGATCTTCGGCTTCCGCTACCTCATCAACTATCTCTCGACCTTCACGACGCTGGTGCCCGGTGACGTCATCGTGACGGGCACGCCGACCGGCGCCGGTGCAAGGTTCGATCCGCCGCGCTATCTCAAGCCCGGCGACATCATTGAGGTTGAAGCCGACGGTGTCGGGGTGCTGAAGAACGGCGTTGCCGACGAAGCCTGA
- a CDS encoding thiamine pyrophosphate-dependent enzyme: protein MTSTSGGEAIVNGLVAHGVDTVFGLPGAQVYGLFDAFHQAQLKVIGARHEQACGYMAFGYARSSGKPGVFSVVPGPGVLNASAALLTAFGCNEPVLCLTGQVPTNFLGKGRGHLHEMPDQLATLRTFVKWADRIEYPGAAPSLVSRAFQEMLSGRRGPASLEMPWDVFTQRSQVGASEVFDPFPAPQPDPDRIKAAATLTKNAKRPMIFVGSGALHAGEEILELAEMIDAPVVAFRSGRGIVSNAHELGLTMAAAYKLWPATDLMIAIGTRAELPASGFRWPYQPKGLKSVRIDIDPVEMRRVPADAAIVADAKAGTADLVTAVKKVGYSKSSSRRGEIREATAAALEEIQKVQPQMAYLNILREVLPANAIVTDELSQVGFASWYGFPVYEPRTFITSGYQGTLGSGFPTALGAKVANPDKPVVAITGDGGFMFAVQELSTAAQFKIGVVTLVFNNNAYGNVRRDQRERFDGRVVASDLVNPDFVKLAESFGVGAARVTAPDQFKAALEKALADGGPYVISVEVPTDSEVSPWAFIHPAKNI from the coding sequence ATGACCTCAACTTCCGGCGGCGAAGCAATCGTCAATGGCCTCGTCGCGCATGGCGTCGACACCGTGTTCGGCCTGCCGGGCGCGCAAGTTTACGGCCTGTTCGACGCCTTTCATCAGGCGCAGCTGAAAGTGATCGGTGCACGCCACGAGCAGGCCTGTGGCTACATGGCGTTTGGCTATGCGCGTTCCTCAGGCAAGCCCGGCGTATTCAGCGTGGTGCCCGGTCCCGGCGTGCTCAACGCCAGCGCTGCGCTGCTGACCGCCTTTGGGTGCAACGAGCCGGTACTGTGCCTCACCGGCCAGGTGCCGACGAATTTTCTCGGCAAGGGCCGCGGCCATCTGCACGAGATGCCGGACCAGTTGGCCACCCTCCGCACATTCGTCAAATGGGCCGACCGCATCGAATATCCCGGCGCGGCCCCCTCGCTGGTCTCGCGCGCGTTTCAGGAAATGCTGTCGGGCCGTCGAGGTCCCGCATCGCTGGAAATGCCCTGGGATGTCTTTACCCAGCGCTCGCAGGTCGGCGCCTCCGAGGTGTTCGATCCCTTCCCCGCCCCGCAGCCCGACCCCGACCGGATCAAGGCCGCCGCTACGCTGACCAAGAATGCGAAGCGGCCGATGATCTTTGTCGGCAGCGGCGCACTGCATGCCGGCGAGGAAATCCTCGAACTCGCCGAGATGATCGACGCGCCCGTGGTGGCATTTCGCAGCGGCCGCGGCATCGTCTCCAATGCGCACGAGCTTGGGCTGACCATGGCGGCGGCCTACAAGCTTTGGCCGGCTACCGACCTGATGATCGCGATCGGCACCCGCGCAGAGCTTCCGGCCTCCGGCTTCCGCTGGCCGTATCAACCGAAGGGGCTGAAATCCGTTCGCATCGATATCGATCCCGTCGAAATGCGCCGGGTGCCGGCTGATGCCGCCATCGTCGCTGACGCCAAGGCCGGCACGGCTGACCTGGTCACCGCCGTGAAAAAGGTTGGTTACAGCAAGAGCAGCAGCCGGCGCGGTGAAATCCGCGAGGCGACCGCGGCGGCGCTTGAGGAGATCCAGAAGGTGCAGCCGCAGATGGCGTATCTGAACATCCTGCGCGAGGTGCTGCCGGCCAATGCGATCGTCACCGACGAATTGTCGCAGGTCGGCTTCGCCTCCTGGTACGGCTTTCCGGTCTACGAACCGCGTACCTTCATCACGTCCGGCTATCAGGGCACGCTCGGCTCCGGTTTCCCGACCGCGCTCGGCGCCAAGGTCGCCAATCCGGACAAGCCGGTGGTCGCCATCACCGGCGACGGCGGCTTTATGTTCGCGGTGCAGGAACTGTCGACCGCCGCGCAGTTCAAGATCGGCGTGGTCACGCTGGTGTTCAACAACAACGCCTATGGCAATGTGCGCCGCGACCAGCGCGAGCGTTTTGACGGCCGCGTGGTGGCGTCGGATCTCGTCAATCCGGACTTCGTGAAACTTGCGGAATCCTTCGGCGTCGGAGCGGCGCGCGTCACCGCGCCGGACCAGTTCAAGGCCGCACTGGAAAAGGCGCTGGCCGACGGCGGACCGTATGTGATCTCCGTGGAAGTGCCGACGGATTCGGAAGTGAGCCCGTGGGCGTTCATCCATCCGGCGAAGAATATCTAA
- the alkB gene encoding DNA oxidative demethylase AlkB: MTADLFEAIPDVRPLREVMADGAVLLRGFAQDFENELIPALREIIAQAPFRRMFTPGGHQMSVAMTNCGSAGWVTDHSGYRYDSIDPDSGKPWPAMPPAFRELAAQAAVAGSFANFAPDACLINRYVPGARMSLHQDRDEQDFAAPIVSVSLGLPAVFMFGGPKRADKPRRYRLEHGDVVVWGGPSRLFFHGVAPLADGEHVSMGRQRINLTFRKAQ, translated from the coding sequence TTGACTGCAGATTTGTTTGAGGCCATTCCGGATGTGCGCCCGTTACGCGAGGTGATGGCGGACGGCGCAGTATTGCTGCGTGGCTTCGCACAGGATTTTGAGAACGAATTAATCCCGGCGCTCCGCGAGATCATCGCGCAAGCACCGTTCCGGCGCATGTTCACGCCCGGCGGTCACCAGATGTCGGTCGCCATGACCAATTGCGGCAGCGCCGGCTGGGTCACCGACCACAGTGGCTATCGCTATGACAGCATTGATCCCGATTCAGGCAAACCCTGGCCGGCTATGCCGCCGGCCTTTCGCGAGCTTGCCGCGCAGGCGGCCGTCGCCGGCAGCTTTGCAAACTTCGCCCCCGATGCCTGCCTGATCAATCGCTACGTGCCCGGCGCGCGGATGTCGCTGCACCAGGACAGGGACGAGCAGGATTTTGCCGCGCCGATCGTGTCGGTGTCGCTCGGTCTGCCCGCGGTCTTCATGTTCGGCGGCCCAAAGCGTGCCGACAAGCCGCGCCGCTACCGGCTGGAGCACGGTGACGTCGTGGTGTGGGGCGGGCCGTCGCGGTTGTTCTTCCACGGCGTGGCGCCGCTCGCCGACGGCGAACATGTTTCGATGGGCCGCCAGCGCATCAACCTGACTTTTCGCAAGGCGCAGTGA
- a CDS encoding MFS transporter → MTASEATSDTSTTGAGVYLAILQLVFTLGWTTYVIYLPKLCADVGIEPAYVILILMLDQAIFTIADTAMGIAADRIAPFVGKLGVFVGAFTAISCAAFIALPFVAGTGPGAQVWFIGLALIWVVTSSALRAPPLTLLGKYAARPAIPFLSALAMVGYGLAGAVSPYLGVVLRNHDPRLPFVISGLVLLTVTLALSKVEGSLARSTPVDKKSAAPAKPLGQVPMFFIALMVILSLGYQLHFSLNSTPFFLRFAKPDELQWLMPVFWIGFNIAMFPASVIVKHRGGLIVMGVAGLLGALAVLGAEMAGNLNMLIAAQFVAGAAWGCMLMAAVSAALAIGETGAEGKVVGLVFSALALATFARMAAVAGGLQKLPEYAPLLHWAPVACWSVAGAGLLVIAASRVQRTLVRQV, encoded by the coding sequence ATGACTGCATCCGAAGCAACGTCCGACACCAGCACGACCGGCGCCGGCGTCTATCTCGCCATCCTGCAACTGGTGTTCACGCTGGGCTGGACCACTTACGTTATCTATCTGCCGAAACTGTGCGCCGATGTCGGGATCGAACCGGCATATGTCATCCTCATCCTGATGTTGGATCAGGCGATCTTCACCATCGCGGACACTGCGATGGGCATTGCTGCGGACCGGATCGCCCCGTTTGTCGGCAAGCTTGGCGTTTTTGTGGGCGCGTTCACCGCAATCTCCTGTGCGGCGTTCATCGCGCTGCCGTTCGTGGCCGGCACCGGGCCCGGCGCGCAGGTCTGGTTCATCGGGCTGGCCCTGATCTGGGTCGTGACGTCGTCGGCGTTGCGCGCGCCGCCGCTGACGTTGCTGGGCAAATACGCCGCACGGCCGGCGATTCCGTTTCTCTCGGCGCTGGCGATGGTTGGCTACGGCCTCGCGGGGGCGGTGTCACCCTATCTTGGCGTGGTGCTGCGCAATCACGACCCGCGACTGCCGTTCGTGATCTCGGGACTGGTGCTGCTGACTGTGACGCTTGCGTTGTCGAAGGTCGAAGGCAGCCTGGCGCGGTCAACGCCGGTTGATAAAAAGTCGGCTGCGCCGGCAAAACCGCTCGGCCAGGTGCCGATGTTCTTCATCGCCTTGATGGTCATTCTGTCGCTCGGTTATCAGCTGCATTTTTCGCTCAACAGCACGCCGTTCTTCCTGCGTTTCGCCAAACCGGACGAGTTGCAATGGCTGATGCCGGTGTTCTGGATCGGCTTCAACATCGCGATGTTTCCGGCCAGCGTTATCGTCAAGCATCGGGGCGGGCTGATCGTGATGGGCGTCGCCGGACTTCTCGGGGCGCTGGCCGTGTTGGGTGCGGAGATGGCCGGCAACCTGAACATGCTGATCGCAGCGCAGTTCGTTGCGGGCGCTGCCTGGGGCTGCATGCTGATGGCCGCGGTTTCGGCTGCGCTCGCCATCGGGGAGACCGGCGCCGAGGGCAAGGTGGTGGGGCTGGTATTTTCAGCGCTGGCGCTTGCGACCTTTGCGCGGATGGCGGCGGTCGCCGGCGGCCTGCAGAAGCTGCCGGAATACGCGCCGCTGCTACATTGGGCGCCGGTGGCATGCTGGTCGGTCGCCGGTGCGGGCCTGCTGGTGATTGCAGCCTCGCGGGTGCAGAGGACTTTGGTGAGGCAGGTTTAG
- the hpaR gene encoding homoprotocatechuate degradation operon regulator HpaR: protein MADKKSSNGSRSEPGGAPEPRRAPMREFSRSLPMSLLRAREAVMRQFRPSLRSHGLTEQQWRILRALTAVDTIEVTELARVAFLLGPSLSRILRDLEARDLIERRTAEADLRRGVVSISPKGLKLIEAVAPNSEAIYAEITQRYGARKLSELQDMLGELERSLAAMDVAGEGDAGADE from the coding sequence ATGGCAGACAAGAAATCGTCGAACGGATCGCGTTCGGAGCCGGGGGGAGCGCCCGAACCGCGCCGCGCGCCGATGCGTGAGTTCTCCCGTTCGCTGCCGATGTCGTTGCTGCGCGCCCGCGAAGCGGTCATGCGGCAGTTCCGTCCGTCCTTGCGCAGCCACGGCCTGACCGAACAGCAATGGCGAATTCTTCGGGCACTGACGGCGGTCGACACCATTGAGGTGACTGAACTCGCGCGTGTCGCCTTTTTGCTGGGGCCGAGCTTGTCGCGAATCTTGCGCGACCTCGAGGCGCGCGACCTGATCGAACGCCGGACCGCCGAGGCCGACCTGCGCCGCGGCGTGGTGTCGATCTCCCCCAAGGGGTTGAAACTGATCGAGGCCGTCGCGCCGAATTCGGAAGCGATTTATGCGGAGATCACCCAGCGTTACGGCGCCCGCAAGCTTAGCGAGCTGCAGGACATGCTCGGTGAACTCGAGCGTAGCCTGGCCGCGATGGACGTGGCGGGCGAGGGCGACGCCGGGGCAGATGAGTAA
- the hpaD gene encoding 3,4-dihydroxyphenylacetate 2,3-dioxygenase: MPVPTHIFDPPFNIIRCSHAVLDVVDLGKSRAFYETTVGLHVEDADDKTVYLRGSEEHQHHSLVLRKAPVAACSRLGFKVGNDGDLDNAASFLSENGITYAFADQPFQGRTLQFTDPAGFQLELYATMEKRPHLLRRYDLYKGCHPQRLDHFNVFSPEVQNTIDFYARLGFRLTEYGEEDGPNGRIAAAWMHRKGNVHDFAITNGRGPRLHHFAYWVPTAMNVLHLCDVMASSGYLKNIERGPGRHGISNAFFLYVRDPDGHRLELYTSDYFTGDHDHEPLRWSLKDPRRQTLWGAPAPRSWFEEGTPFTGQAVREPAFIADVTIAD; encoded by the coding sequence ATGCCCGTTCCGACACACATCTTCGATCCCCCCTTCAACATCATCCGCTGCAGCCACGCCGTGCTCGATGTCGTCGACCTCGGCAAGAGCCGCGCGTTCTACGAAACCACCGTCGGCTTGCATGTCGAGGACGCCGACGACAAGACCGTGTACCTGCGCGGCAGCGAGGAACATCAGCATCACTCGCTGGTGCTGCGAAAGGCGCCCGTGGCCGCCTGCAGCCGGCTCGGATTCAAGGTCGGCAATGACGGCGATCTCGACAACGCGGCGAGCTTCCTTTCCGAGAACGGCATCACCTACGCCTTTGCCGATCAGCCGTTTCAGGGCCGTACGCTGCAATTCACCGATCCGGCCGGATTCCAGCTCGAGCTCTATGCGACAATGGAGAAGCGTCCGCATCTCTTGCGACGCTACGATCTATATAAAGGCTGCCATCCGCAACGGCTCGACCATTTCAACGTCTTTTCGCCCGAGGTGCAGAACACGATCGACTTCTACGCCCGGCTCGGCTTCCGCCTGACCGAGTATGGCGAGGAAGACGGTCCGAACGGACGGATCGCCGCGGCCTGGATGCACCGCAAGGGCAATGTGCACGACTTTGCCATCACCAACGGCCGCGGCCCCCGCTTGCACCATTTTGCCTATTGGGTGCCGACCGCGATGAACGTCCTGCATCTCTGCGACGTCATGGCTTCCAGCGGTTACCTGAAGAACATCGAGCGCGGCCCCGGCCGCCACGGCATCTCGAACGCTTTCTTTCTCTATGTCCGGGATCCCGACGGCCATCGCCTAGAGCTCTACACCAGCGACTATTTTACGGGCGATCACGACCACGAACCGTTGCGCTGGTCGCTGAAGGACCCGCGCCGGCAGACGCTGTGGGGCGCACCCGCGCCGCGCTCCTGGTTCGAAGAGGGAACGCCATTCACAGGCCAGGCCGTGCGCGAGCCGGCCTTTATCGCCGATGTCACGATTGCAGACTGA
- the hpaE gene encoding 5-carboxymethyl-2-hydroxymuconate semialdehyde dehydrogenase — translation MDKGTPKDGFQANRDRAAPLLANLKSEGISHLINGKAVPSSTGQTFETASPVDGSVLATVARGNAEDIDRAATAAAAAFKSWRDMPPAARKKLLHRVADAIEDNADDIAVLECIDTGQAHRFMAKAAIRAAENFRFFADKCAEARDGLNTPSEEHWNISTRVPIGPVGVITPWNTPFMLSTWKIAPALAAGCTVVHKPAEWSPVTADLLARLAKQAGLPDGVLNTVHGMGEEAGKALTEHPAIKAIGFVGESATGSAIMAQGAPTLKRVHFELGGKNPVIVFDDADLDRALDAVVFMIYSLNGERCTSSSRLLVQQGIADKFIDKLTARVKALKVGHPLDPATEIGPLIHERHLAKVCSYFDIAQKDGATIAVGGKRHDGPGGGHYVQPTLVTGATAKMRVAQEEVFGPFLTVIPFKDEKDAIEIANGVQYGLTGYVWTGDMGRALRVADALEAGMIWLNSENVRHLPTPFGGMKSSGIGRDGGDYSFDFYMETKHVSLARGTHKIQKLGI, via the coding sequence ATGGATAAAGGAACGCCCAAGGACGGCTTTCAGGCCAACCGCGACCGCGCCGCCCCCCTGCTCGCCAATTTAAAGAGTGAAGGCATCAGCCATCTGATTAACGGCAAGGCCGTCCCGTCTTCTACGGGCCAGACATTCGAGACCGCCTCGCCCGTCGACGGATCGGTGCTGGCGACCGTCGCGCGCGGCAATGCCGAAGACATCGACCGCGCGGCGACGGCGGCCGCTGCCGCCTTCAAGTCCTGGCGCGACATGCCGCCGGCAGCGCGGAAGAAACTGTTGCATCGCGTGGCCGATGCGATCGAGGACAACGCCGACGACATCGCGGTACTCGAATGCATCGACACCGGCCAGGCGCACCGCTTCATGGCCAAGGCCGCGATCCGGGCGGCGGAGAACTTCCGTTTCTTCGCCGACAAATGCGCTGAGGCAAGAGACGGGCTCAACACGCCGAGCGAAGAGCATTGGAATATCTCGACCCGGGTGCCGATCGGCCCGGTCGGCGTCATCACGCCGTGGAACACGCCGTTCATGCTGTCGACCTGGAAGATCGCCCCGGCGCTGGCTGCCGGCTGCACCGTCGTGCACAAGCCGGCCGAATGGTCACCCGTCACCGCCGACCTGTTGGCGAGATTGGCAAAGCAGGCCGGCCTGCCCGACGGCGTTCTCAACACCGTCCATGGCATGGGCGAGGAGGCCGGCAAGGCGCTGACCGAGCATCCCGCGATCAAGGCGATCGGCTTTGTCGGCGAGAGCGCGACGGGTTCGGCGATCATGGCGCAGGGCGCCCCTACCCTGAAGCGCGTCCATTTCGAACTCGGCGGCAAGAACCCCGTGATCGTGTTCGACGACGCCGATCTCGACCGTGCGCTGGATGCCGTCGTGTTCATGATCTACTCGCTCAATGGCGAGCGCTGCACGTCGTCAAGCCGGCTGCTGGTTCAGCAAGGCATCGCCGACAAGTTCATCGACAAGCTCACGGCGCGGGTGAAAGCGTTGAAGGTCGGGCACCCCCTCGACCCCGCCACCGAAATCGGGCCGCTGATCCATGAACGGCATCTGGCCAAAGTCTGCAGCTACTTTGATATCGCCCAAAAGGACGGCGCCACCATTGCAGTCGGCGGCAAGCGGCACGATGGTCCGGGCGGCGGGCATTACGTGCAGCCGACGCTGGTGACCGGCGCAACGGCCAAAATGCGGGTGGCGCAGGAGGAAGTGTTCGGCCCGTTCCTGACCGTGATCCCGTTCAAGGACGAAAAAGATGCCATCGAGATTGCCAACGGCGTGCAATACGGCCTCACCGGCTATGTCTGGACCGGCGACATGGGCCGCGCGCTGCGCGTCGCCGATGCGCTGGAGGCCGGCATGATCTGGCTTAACTCCGAAAACGTCCGCCATCTGCCGACGCCGTTCGGCGGCATGAAATCGTCCGGCATCGGCCGCGACGGCGGCGACTACTCGTTCGACTTCTACATGGAAACCAAGCACGTCTCGCTCGCGCGCGGGACGCACAAGATTCAGAAACTGGGAATTTAA